The genome window ttttgatgacTTACtactgaatttttaaaatttttgactaaataaaaaaagctaaaatatttggctttttctatttagaaaaagccaattttttaaaccttttaCCAAATGCGATTGAACCCGAACCCGACGCCCAAACCTACCCACCCATCCCTTGTAGCTCTTTGCAACCCCGATCCTCAACCCTCACCTCATCCCCAAAGCaataatttcttcattctcctcctccatcgctCTCCTTCCGAGACTACACAGTTGGAAAGAAGCTCTTCTTTCATTCAGCATCGTTGATCTGATCGAAGGTAACTGacccaaatttattttaggttttagGATTTCAATAGAGCATTCGAGTTTCATTTTCCAGtacttctctctctaaaactctcattttcaataGAGCATTCTGGTTCACGTGTTGTAGGTCcgtttattttttaaggaagaaACACTTTGTTTGGTGATATCTTATTATTTAGAGCCTATTTGATATGGTTGTTGTCTCAttgttaatttgggtttgtttgattgttgtgatTTTTGTGGTTTGTTgggttattttttaaggaagaaaaattttgggtttaatctTATTGATTTCATATTATAGTTTGTTGGGTAGAGCATTTGCACTCAAACCGTTTGTTAGAATGCCCATGAGAGTTCTTAAATCACGTGGAATACCCCCTCCAAATGATTGAACGCCATTGAAAGTTGTTGAAGAGATGAAAGGTTTCCCTGAATGTTGGGGGGTTTATAGGATTTTTTGAGTCTTCTTTGTAAGGTTGCAGGGGTTTGGATCATCCAAAAATGGCTCCTACACTTGCCTACTGCATTGGACTTGTGCATCATCCTGTCCTGATGTGAAATAGTTTAGAAGGATCAGCCCATCTCGAGCAGCATGAGCTTTTCTCTATAGTGCATTTATGATTTTGTCTTTCTCCATCATTTTTTAATCTCTTAAACAAGGCTTACATAGTCACCCTTGTAACCTATTCAATTAGAATCCATCTCTAGAGGCAATTTTGACTGCTAAATGTGAGGGTCATTCTCTATAGGAATCATCATCTCCTTTTCATAAGGAGAAGTTATATATATTTCACATGGACAAGGATTTAGATGCAAGGTACACGGCAGCCATAACAATATCCCATTTCTCCCTCAGTTTAAATAGAGGCTCATGCTCTTTTGCCTTTCTCACTACGTCCTCAGGTGCAAGTTTACTTAGACCAGCAGTGTCATCAATGGGTCCGGGTGCAATCCCATTCACTCTTATATCATAATCTGTTCCCCACTCCAATGCCAAGCTCCTAGTTATGCTATCAACAACTGCCTGGTAAAAAGAGAGGATTTAAAGAAATCCAGCAAAGCTTAAGCACAAATTCTAAACATGGTAGCTCATAATCGTAACAAACCTTGGTTGCAGAAACATGGATTTGATACCAAGTTGCTGTGTAATGCAGGGTTGCACTGATGTTTATGATTATTCCGCCAGTAGATGGGCTCTTCCCTGGTCCCCCTTTCTTCAGATACTTAAGTGCTTCATGGCACATTGTGAATGTCCCAACAAAGTCTATATCGATCACTGCAGAGATTGATCGATCATTAACAAACAGAGCCAATTCTAATACTCCAAGAGTCGTTACCAGATGAAAAACATGTGGgtaaaataaaatgcatgttaaACTGTCGTAATGCAATCTTGAAACTTCAATCTCCCAGTCTATGTTAAACTGAATTTTATCCTTCATTCTAT of Vitis vinifera cultivar Pinot Noir 40024 chromosome 17, ASM3070453v1 contains these proteins:
- the LOC100248476 gene encoding peroxisomal 2,4-dienoyl-CoA reductase [(3E)-enoyl-CoA-producing], with translation MCHEALKYLKKGGPGKSPSTGGIIINISATLHYTATWYQIHVSATKAVVDSITRSLALEWGTDYDIRVNGIAPGPIDDTAGLSKLAPEDVVRKAKEHEPLFKLREKWDIVMAAVYLASKSLSM